In the Alligator mississippiensis isolate rAllMis1 chromosome 7, rAllMis1, whole genome shotgun sequence genome, one interval contains:
- the LOC106738934 gene encoding olfactory receptor 5AN1-like yields the protein MGSGFARQKSVRLQKRRMKQEVLTYPIPWHLVCTLRSRGTEQMVMGNQTNVSYFILSGVSSDPQLQPFLFVVFLFIYLVTVVGNGAIRVVIRADPHFHTPMYFFLFHLSLFDICYSSVTVPKMLQNLLEEKKTIYLHGCIAQMSLLLFVGGTEVFILSAMAYDQYAAMCDPLRYLGTMNKELCIQLKGGAWVMGTFYSLTNAAPALHLHFCGHNEVHNFNSELPSLLEVSCTETFTSKMAFLTSTMISGLTSISITLVSYICIISSILRIRSAKGRGKAFSTCISHITVVVLYYGAGLFRYLRPTPASSVVLDRLFSIQYSILTPMLNPIIYSLRNKEVKAALGNILQKMKGT from the exons ATGGGCAGTGGTTTTGCCAGGCAGAAATCTGTAAGG TTACAGAAGAGAAGAATGAAGCAGGAAGTATTAACATATCCTATTCCCTGGCATCTTGTTTGCACTCTTAG gTCACGGGGTACTGAACAAATGGTCATGGGGAACCAGACAAATGTCAGCTATTTTATTCTGTCTGGAGTTTCCAGTGACCCACAGCTCCAGCCTTTCCTTTTTGTGGTCTTTCTATTTATATACCTTGTAActgtggtggggaatggggccatcAGGGTGGTAATAAGAGCTGATCCTCActttcacacccccatgtacttcttcctatTCCATTTATCATTGTTTGACATCTGCTATTCTTCAGTCACTGTCCCAAAGATGCTGCAGAATTTATTGGAGGAGAAGAAAACCATTTATCTCCATGGCTGCATTGCCCAGATGAGCTTACTTCTTTTTGTGGGTGGTACAGAAGTTTTCATACTATCAGCAATGGCCTATGATCAATatgctgccatgtgtgacccactGCGTTATTTGGGGACCATGAATAAAGAACTGTGTATACAATTGAAGGGTGGTGCATGGGTGATGGGTACATTTTATTCATTAACAAATGCTGCTCCTGCATTACATTTACATTTCTGTGGGCACAATGAAGTGCATAATTTCAATAGTGAACTCCCATCTCTACTAGAAGTGTCCTGCACAGAGACCTTCACCAGTAAGATGGCATTCCTCACTTCAACTATGATTTCAGGTTTGACCTCAATCTCCATCACCCTGGTCTCTTATATCTGCATCATCTCCAGCATCCTGAGGATACGCTCTGCTAAGGGTAGGGGTAAAGCCTTCTCTACCTGCATCTCCCACATCACTGTAGTTGTTCTGTATTATGGGGCAGGTTTGTTTCGATATCTGAGACCTACTCCAGCCTCTTCAGTGGTTCTTGACAGACTCTTCTCCATCCAGTACAGTATCTTAACTCCCATGTTAAATCctatcatctacagcctgagaaacaaggaggTAAAGGCAGCTCTGGGGAATATACTGCAAAAAATGAAAGGCACCTGA
- the LOC102558560 gene encoding olfactory receptor 8S1-like encodes MVVIRADPHLHTPMFFFLFHLSFLDICYSSVTIPKMLQNFLAAKKIISLPFCIAQMSLILVMACTEAFILSAMAYDRYAAICDPLRYVHTMNKQVHIRLVGGAWMISILYALTNTVPVLHLHFWGPNEVNDFSCELPSLLELSSTDTFISKMTFLTSIMIVSLSSFFITLFSYICIISTILRICSSKGRSKAFSICSSRLTVIVLYYAAALFRYLRPNSASSVVLDRLFSIQYSILTPMLNPIIYSLRNKEVKAALWNKLMKIKSM; translated from the coding sequence ATGGTGGTGATAAGAGCTGATCCCCACCTTCATACCCctatgttttttttcctattccatTTATCCTTCCTTGACATCTGCTACTCTTCAGTAACAATCCCAAAGATGCTGCAAAATTTCCTTGCAGCTAAGAAAATCATATCTCTCCCTTTCTGCATTGCCCAGATGAGCTTAATTCTTGTTATGGCCTGTACAGAAGCTTTCATACTATCAGCAATGGCCTATGATAGATACGCTGCCATCTGTGACCCACTGCGTTATGTACACACCATGAATAAGCAGGTTCACATAAGACTGGTGGGGGGTGCATGGATGATCAGTATACTTTATGCACTAACAAACACAGTGCCTGTGTTACATTTACATTTCTGGGGGCCCAATGAAGTGAATGATTTCAGTTGTGAGCTCCCATCTCTACTAGAACTGTCCAGCACGGATACCTTCATCAGTAAGATGACATTTCTCACTTCAATTATGATTGTAAGTTTGAGCTCATTCTTCATCACCCTCTTCTCTTACATCTGCATCATCTCCACCATCCTGAGGATATGCTCTTCTAAGGGTCGGAGTAAAGCCTTCTCTATCTGCAGCTCCCGTCTCACTGTGATTGTTCTGTATTATGCAGCTGCTTTATTTCGATATCTGAGACCTAATTCAGCCTCTTCAGTAGTTCTTGACAGACTCTTCTCTATTCAGTACAGTATCTTAACTCCCATGTTAAATCctatcatctacagcctgagaaacaaagaGGTAAAAGCAGCTTTGTGGAATAAACTGATGAAAATTAAAAGCATGTGA